Proteins co-encoded in one Setaria viridis chromosome 9, Setaria_viridis_v4.0, whole genome shotgun sequence genomic window:
- the LOC117839469 gene encoding allene oxide synthase 2 codes for MASSDQGSSGAPKPVPGSYGLPVIGAVRDRLDFYYFQGQDKYFESRVERYGSTVVRINVPPGPFMAKDPRVVAVLDAKSFPVLFDMDKVEKKNLFTGTYMSSTSLTGGYRVCSYLDPSEPTHTKVKQMLFNLLLSRKDEVIPTFRSNFSSLLATVESELAKSGKAAFNKLNDVTSFDFIGEAYFGVRPSATNLGSSGPTKAAKWLIWQLHPLVTLGLPMVLEEPLLHTFHLPPFLIKGDYKALYNYYSTAGKQALDMAETLGLSREEACHNLLFATTFNSYGGLKVLFPGLLANIANAGEKLHERLVAEIRGAVAEAGGKVTLAALEKMELTKSVVWESLRLDPPVKFQYGHAKKDLEIASHDGVFQVKKGEMLFGYQPCATKDARVFGSTAREFVPDRFVGDEGSKLLQYVYWSNGRETESPSVDNKQCPGKNFVVLVGRLFVVELFLRYDTFTATVSTELLGASVNFTSVTKATSGPGSE; via the coding sequence ATGGCGAGCTCCGATCAGGGTTCGTCCGGCGCCCCGAAGCCGGTGCCGGGCAGCTACGGGCTGCCGGTGATCGGCGCCGTGCGGGACCGCCTCGACTTCTACTACTTCCAGGGCCAGGACAAGTACTTCGAGTCCCGCGTCGAGCGCTACGGCTCCACCGTCGTGCGCATCAACGTGCCGCCGGGCCCGTTCATGGCCAAGGACCCGCGGGTGGTCGCCGTCCTCGACGCCAAGAGCTTCCCCGTGCTTTTCGACATGGACAAGGTGGAGAAGAAGAACCTCTTCACGGGCACCTACATGTCCTCCACCTCCCTCACCGGCGGCTACCGCGTCTGCTCCTACCTCGACCCCTCCGAGCCCACCCACACCAAGGTCAAGCAGATGCTCTTCAACCTCCTGCTCTCCCGCAAGGACGAGGTCATCCCAACCTTCCGCTCCaacttctcctccctcctcgccaCCGTCGAGTCGGAGCTCGCCAAGTCCGGCAAGGCCGCGTTCAACAAGCTCAACGACGTCACCTCCTTCGACTTCATCGGCGAGGCCTACTTCGGCGTGCGCCCCTCGGCGACCAACCTCGGCAGCAGCGGGCCCACCAAGGCCGCCAAGTGGCTCATCTGGCAGCTCCACCCCCTCGTCACGCTCGGCCTCCCCATGGTCCTCGAGGAGCCCCTCCTccacaccttccacctcccgcCGTTCCTCATCAAGGGCGACTACAAGGCGCTGTACAATTACTACTCGACCGCCGGGAAGCAAGCGCTCGACATGGCCGAGACACTGGGCCTGTCGCGGGAGGAGGCCTGCCACAACCTGCTTTTCGCCACGACGTTCAACAGCTACGGCGGCCTCAAGGTGCTCTTCCCGGGGCTCCTGGCCAACATCGCCAACGCCGGGGAGAAGCTCCACGAGAGGCTTGTGGCGGAGATCCGCGGCGCCGTGGCCGAGGCCGGCGGCAAGGTCACCCTGGCGGCGCTGGAGAAGATGGAGCTGACCAAGTCGGTGGTGTGGGAGTCGCTGCGCCTGGACCCGCCCGTCAAGTTCCAGTACGGCCACGCCAAGAAGGACCTGGAGATCGCGAGCCACGACGGCGTGTTCCAGGTGAAGAAGGGCGAGATGCTGTTCGGTTACCAGCCGTGCGCCACCAAGGACGCCCGCGTGTTCGGCTCCACGGCCAGGGAGTTCGTGCCCGACCGGTTCGTCGGCGACGAGGGCAGCAAGCTGCTGCAGTACGTGTACTGGTCCAACGGGCGCGAGACCGAGAGCCCCAGCGTCGACAACAAGCAGTGCCCCGGCAAGAACTTCGTGGTGCTCGTCGGCAGGCTCTTCGTCGTCGAGCTGTTCCTCCGCTACGACACCTTCACCGCCACCGTCAGCACGGAGCTGCTCGGCGCCAGCGTCAACTTCACCAGCGTGACGAAGGCGACCTCTGGTCCAGGCAGCGAGTAA
- the LOC117840542 gene encoding wall-associated receptor kinase-like 14 — translation MRTAAVAAALMVLLPWVLPLHAAAAGNGSCARSCGGLTVQYPFGFSPGCEIPLGCDDQKNGTGTAWLGAERGLGLLVSNVTARALFLALLPDCSRRLNASVKELFSENYAPGPQNALLVSSCNLAARTNNCSVPPATYLNHSSSHCFHGAKAENFSCVHPPSGNRFLNKTEIRALGSECIGLVSAASYWASPAPTPAILLGVMELEWWMLGPCSCAPNANCIAVSTPDSRQAFRCDCIEGFEGDGFPDGTGCRRVSVPNARCNPSKYLAEDCGKTAQIALLVAGIVFGAMVTCVTCVVYQLLKRRSASIRTKRSTKRLLSEASCAVPFYSYREIDRATDGFSDAKRLGTGAYGTVYAGRLGDGPLVAVKRIRQRDNDAGLGCVMHEVKLVSCVCHPNLVRLLGCCIEQGHQILVYEFMPNGTLAQHLQRERGPAAMPWTVRLRIAAETAKAIAYLHSEVDPPIYHRDVKSSNILLDHEYNSKVADFGLSRLGKASLGDSSHISTAPQGTPGYVDPQYHQNFHLSDRSDVYSFGVVLVEIITAMKAVDLNRPPSEVNLAQLAVDRIGRGRVDDIVDPYLDPHRDAWTLSSIHKVAELAFRCLAFHSEMRPSMAEVADELDQVQRSGWAPSADDAAFMSTSSSICSSSAASTRGTDRSWGAGRSRTERERAAANSSAVQDQTAKDAAESPVSVHERWFSDRSSPSSNSLLGNRSQH, via the exons ATGCGgaccgcggcggtggcggcagcgctgATGGTCCTCCTGCCGTGGGTGCTGCCGCTGCATGCGGCAGCCGCGGGCAACGGGAGCTGCGCGCGGAGCTGCGGGGGCTTGACGGTGCAGTACCCGTTCGGCTTCTCCCCCGGCTGCGAGATACCGCTGGGGTGCGACGACCAGAAGAACGGCACCGGCACCGCGTGGCTCGGGGCCGAGCGAGGCCTGGGCCTGCTCGTGTCCAACGTAACGGCGCGCGCGCTCTTCCTCGCCCTCCTCCCGGACTGCTCCCGCCGGCTCAACGCCTCCGTCAAGGAGCTCTTCTCGGAAAACTACGCGCCCGGTCCCCAGAACGCGCTCCTCGTGAGCTCGTGCAACCTCGCCGCGCGCACCAACAACTGCAGCGTCCCGCCCGCGACCTACCTCAACCACAGCTCGTCCCACTGCTTCCACGGCGCTAAAGCGGAGAACTTCAGCTGCGTCCATCCGCCCAGCGGCAACCGTTTCTTGAACAAAACCGAGATACGGGCGCTCGGCTCCGAATGCATCGGCCTGGTGTCGGCGGCGAGCTACTGGGCCTCTCCGGCGCCTACACCGGCGATACTGCTGGGCGTGATGGAACTGGAGTGGTGGATGCTCGGGCCGTGCAGCTGCGCGCCCAATGCCAACTGCATCGCGGTGAGCACTCCAGACTCCCGGCAGGCGTTCCGGTGCGACTGCATCGAGGGGTTCGAGGGCGACGGCTTCCCCGACGGCACCGGCTGCCGGAGAG TTTCAGTGCCCAACGCCAGGTGCAATCCTTCAAAATACCTAGCAGAAGACTGTGGAAAGACGGCCCAAATCGCCCTTCTTGTGGCAG GAATCGTGTTTGGAGCCATGGTGACCTGCGTGACCTGCGTGGTGTACCAGCTGCTGAAGCGCCGGTCCGCGTCCATCCGGACGAAGCGCAGCACGAAGCGGCTCCTGTCCGAGGCCTCCTGCGCGGTGCCTTTCTACTCGTACCGCGAGATCGACCGCGCCACCGACGGCTTCTCCGACGCCAAGCGCCTGGGCACGGGCGCCTACGGCACCGTGTACGCCGGGCGCCTCGGCGACGGCCCCCTCGTGGCCGTGAAGCGGATCCGGCAGCGCGACAACGACGCCGGGCTCGGCTGCGTGATGCACGAGGTGAAGCTGGTGTCGTGCGTGTGCCACCCCAACCTTGTCCGCCTCCTCGGCTGCTGCATCGAGCAGGGGCACCAGATCCTGGTGTACGAGTTCATGCCCAACGGCACGCTGGCGCAGCACCTGCAGCGGGAGCGCGGCCCCGCCGCGATGCCCTGGACGGTCCGCCTCCGCATCGCCGCCGAGACGGCCAAGGCCATCGCGTACCTGCACTCGGAGGTGGACCCGCCCATCTACCACCGCGACGTCAAGTCCAGCAACATCCTGCTGGACCACGAGTACAACTccaaggtcgccgacttcgggcTGTCGCGGCTGGGCAAGGCGTCCCTGGGGGACTCCTCGCACATCTCCACGGCGCCGCAGGGCACGCCGGGGTACGTCGACCCGCAGTACCACCAGAACTTCCACCTCTCCGACCGcagcgacgtgtacagcttcggcgtcgtgCTCGTGGAGATCATCACCGCCATGAAAGCCGTCGACCTGAACCGGCCGCCCAGCGAGGTGAACCTGGCGCAGCTCGCCGTGGACAGGATCGGCAGGGGCCgcgtcgacgacatcgtcgaCCCGTACCTGGACCCGCACCGGGACGCGTGGACGCTCTCCTCCATCCACAAGGTGGCCGAGCTGGCGTTCCGGTGCCTCGCGTTCCACAGCGAGATGAGGCCGTCCATGGCCGAGGTCGCCGACGAGCTGGACCAGGTGCAGCGCAGCGGGTGGGCGCCGTCGGCGGACGACGCCGCGTTCatgtcgacgtcgtcgtcgatctGCTCGTCGTCCGCGGCGTCGACGCGCGGCACGGACAGGTCGTGGGGCGCCGGCAGGAGCCGgacggagagggagagggccgCGGCCAATTCCTCGGCCGTGCAAGATCAGACGGCCAAGGACGCGGCGGAGTCACCTGTGTCCGTGCACGAGAGGTGGTTCAGCGACAGGAGCTCCCCTTCCTCCAACAGCTTGCTGGGCAATCGCTCCCAGCACTGA
- the LOC117838607 gene encoding conserved oligomeric Golgi complex subunit 6 — MAAALAPGVSRKLKKVLETRTDSPDLLASLGALSTFYVQNTPQARRNLKSSIEQRALAINRHFLDASLPAHKALDRVEGEVHALNDSWKKIEEALNSCSASTGDIISTTERMQQELEVITQRQEIVSCFLRDYQLSNEEINALREEDIDEKFFKALLHVQEIHSNCKVLLRTHHQRAGLELMDMMSVYQEGAYERLCRWVQAECKKLGDTDNPEVSELLKKAVRCLKERPVLFKYCAEEVANMRHHALFRRFISALTRGGPGGLPRPIEVHAHDPLRYVGEMLGWLHQALASERELIVVLLDPDAMTDSGPASRRQSGRDGDSSRGESDVTFVLDRIFEGACRPFKVRVEQVLQSQPSLIVSFKLSNTLEFYGYTIAELLGEDTALCNTIWSLRDAAQQTFFSILKSRGEKLLRYPPLVAVDLSPPPAVREGISLLLALIDTYNSMMVPASGKRPNFDPVISALLDPIIQMCEQAAEAQKSKGSLARRGRTSSDPSGNSRDSISVDAILSKNLSTSVLSAESSSKVYLVNCLSAIQEPLKGQEVATSYVNNLSSMIEAHVRALVDKEVDSILRKCGLSNKMPYIKDYGNSDDAKALADVVETSPQMLLECLKAFYGIVTGTEGSLPEFEQLQVPRLRSDACYGLARALAETHELIYKAVMDPKNNYPDPRSLAKHSPEQIRTILEI, encoded by the exons atggcggcggcgctggctcCGGGGGTGTCCCGGAAGCTGAAGAAGGTGCTGGAGACGCGGACGGACAGCCCGGATCTGCTGGCCTCGCTGGGCGCGCTCTCCACCTTCTACGTGCAGAACACCCCGCAGGCGCGCCGCAACCTCAAGTCCTCCATTGAGCAGCGCGCGCTCGCCATCAACCGCCACTTCCTCGACGCCTCGCTCCCCGCTCACAAG GCGCTCGATCGCGTCGAGGGGGAGGTGCACGCGCTGAATGACTCCTGGAAGAA gaTCGAGGAAGCATTGAACAGTTGCagtgcaagcaccggggatatCATTAGTACAACGGAGAGGATGCAACAGGAACTTGAAGTTATCACTCAGCGGCAGGAAATTGTGTCATGTTTCCTGCGGGATTACCAGCTATCAAATGAAGAG ATAAATGCACTTCGCGAGGAAGACATAGATGAGAAATTCTTCAAAGCATTACTGCATGTTCAGGAAATACACTCAAACTGCAAGGTCCTGTTGCGAACACACCACCAG CGTGCTGGTTTGGAGCTTATGGATATGATGTCTGTGTACCAAGAGGGTGCTTATGAAAGATTATGCAG GTGGGTTCAAGCTGAGTGTAAAAAGTTAGGTGATACCGACAATCCTGAAGTAAGCGAACTTTTGAAAAAGGCTGTTCGCTGCCTGAAGGAAAGACCTGTTCTTTTCAAGTATTGTGCAGAGGAG GTGGCCAACATGAGACACCATGCCTTGTTCAGGCGGTTTATAAGTGCTCTTACTAGAGGTGGACCTGGAGGGCTCCCAAGACCAATAGAAGTGCATGCCCATGATCCTCTTCGTTATGTAGGCGAAATGCTGGGTTGGCTACATCAG GCCCTGGCATCAGAAAGAGAGCTCATAGTTGTCTTGCTTGACCCTGATGCAATGACCGACAGTGGTCCAGCTTCTCGACGTCAGTCTGGGAGAGATGGTGATTCCTCCAGAGGAGAGTCTGATGTAACTTTTGTGCTTGATAGAATATTTGAAGGGGCATGTCGGCCATTTAAAGTTCGAGTTGAGCAAGTTTTGCAGTCACAACCAAGCCTGATAGTTTCTTTTAAACTTAGCAATACCTTGGAATTCTACGGCTACACG ATAGCAGAACTGCTGGGCGAAGACACTGCACTGTGCAATACAATATGGTCTCTTAGAGATGCAGCACAGCAGACATTCTTCAGTATCCTGAAGAGTCGAGGAGAGAAGTTATTGCGATATCCTCCACTTGTTGCAGTCGACCTCTCTCCCCCGCCAGCTGTTAGAGAAGGAATATCTTTGCTGCTTGCGCTCATAGATACCTACAATAGCATGATGGTTCCTGCCTCTGGAAAAAGACCAAACTTTGATCCTGTTATTTCTGCATTACTGGATCCTATAATTCAG ATGTGTGAGCAAGCTGCAGAGGCACAAAAATCAAAAGGTTCACTTGCACGGCGTGGTAGAACGAGCTCTGATCCTAGTGGAAATAGCAGAGATTCGATATCAGTTGATGCTATTCTGTCTAAGAATTTATCTACATCGGTTCTG AGCGCTGAGTCTTCATCCAAAGTCTACCTCGTCAACTGCTTATCAGCTATTCAGGAACCATTGAAGGGCCAGGAGGTTGCTACAAGCTATGTAAACAATCTGAGTTCTATGATTGAAGCACATGTACGAGCCCTTGTAGATAAAGAAGTTGACAGCATTCTTAGGAAATGTGGACTGTCAAATAAGATGCCATACATAAAGGACTACGGCAACAGTGATGATGCCAAGGCTCTGGCAGATGTTGTTGAGACATCACCACAAATGCTTCTGGAATGCTTGAAGGCATTCTATGGCATCGTGACTGGAACAGAAGGTTCCTTGCCTGAATTCGAGCAACTGCAGGTTCCAAGGTTACGTTCAGATGCCTGCTATGGTTTGGCAAGAGCTCTAGCAGAAACTCATGAGCTCATTTATAAGGCGGTGATGGATCCAAAGAACAACTATCCTGACCCAAGGTCATTGGCTAAACACTCGCCTGAGCAGATAAGAACTATACTGGAAATATGA